One Glycine max cultivar Williams 82 chromosome 1, Glycine_max_v4.0, whole genome shotgun sequence genomic window, CCATTCAAAATTAACTCCAAAACATcacataaaaatagaaaacactcAAGGGAAAggacagaaaaaagaaaagaaaagaaaaaagcatgCCAGGATCTTTCTAAATTTAGCCCATAcgggaaagagaaaaaaggaaacaaattagATGATTCAAtttagtaaaacaaaataaaaaatatgggtccattttgaaatttgaaattgaatggtCAACGAGCAAGTTAACATAtacaaagataaaattatagGTACTAGATGTGAAGGTGCTTATGatataattataatgttaaGTTGTTATGTACCTTGGATGGGGGGATCCTTTAATGGGTTTCTGTCCGTATTTCCTCCAAGAATAATCGTCTGGTGGAATATCAGCCATCTTCAAGCTTATTGCCGGTACCCTCACCACCCTCTTCTGCCTCATTTTTCTGCTGCAACAAACCAATCCAAATCAGAATACATCAGAAccacacacaacaaatatatatacatatatatatttgacaaattttaaggataagaaaaagagattcacacacacacatatatatatatatacctcttCTTTGAACAATGGCATCGGCTAGAGGAACTGCCACACTTAGCAGAACCCAAGTTCTCAGAGCTACACTTCCTCTTCAACGAAGAGGACGAAAGAGGAGGCTTTCCGGCGGAGGAGACCTGAGAGAGATTCGTGATCTGAAAAGCCGTGGCCGGCGACGGCGACGACGAGCACGGTTGTTTAGTGTCGGTATCGCCAGCGGTGAGGGAGGAGACAAACGAATTTGAATAGGAGAAATTAATGGTCTTGGAAGAGTCCTTTCTCTCAATTTTGGGGATCAGAGAGTGGTCAGTGACAGAGTGAGTGTGAAGGGTGGGTGGCGGGATCTGCTGCAGCGGCGTAGCACGGTAGACTCTCGGTTCCGAAGGTGGAGGTGAAGCCACAGGCACAGGCACAGGCACAGGGGCTCTTCTAAAACGCGCGTGACCGGTTCTGGTGCGGCCCAGAAGCGAAATGACCTTCTTGAACTTAGAAACCGCGACGTCAGCGACAGCTGTGTAGTCGGTGTCGATGTTTTCCATGGAAGACTTTGAGGTTGTCTGGTATTGTTGTTGAGTATGCGACAGCAACTTGATGAGTTTCTCGACGCTCTCTAGCCCCGACGCAGCTTCACGAACCGCATTATCCTCCGCGAAAGTGTCGTTCCTGTACCCCATCATGAATTCCACGGCCATACTTGCtgagaaaagaaagaggaggaggtgttaaagaaaataaagaggaGGGTCATAGGGTATTACCCCGGTCAAATgatgcaaaagaaaataaatataaaaacaagaTAGTGCAGTGGCTTGTTTGGTCCACTAGGTGAATGCACTGTCACGCTAGCTAACCCTTTCCGTCAAAGTGTATGTAACACACTGAACAGGGTATTTTGGTCTCTCTCTGAACGGagaaaatgctttttttttttccgatgAGAAAAAGCATCTGGAGGTAGTGGGAGATATTGACTTTTTCTGAGTCGTGGGTCCCAAGGAGGGTTATTATTGATCTCAGCGACGTTGGGGCTTTAAAATTAGGTCAAAACCATTGTTTTAGCCGTTTGATATAGCATTTCAATTACATCAATtgtgtgaagaaaaaaaaaaaaaaaaagaagtttgtgGATCCGTTGGTTGCCAGCTTATGATCCAGTTGACTTGGATTGACACCTTACTGtggattcttaatttttttcttcttaaattgttttattttcccgtCATTTTGTCCCCTCTGCTTTCTCTCCACCTCTCATTCGTCAATCTTCTAGATTTTTTATTCCATTTATTTATTCTCGATGTCTTTTTCTTCAATCGGTGCTagctaaattctttttttttttttttggatagagATAGCTAATTTCTAAATCGCCATTATAATGCAATAAAAAGACTTCATGATAAACTTAAGgaataaacaattaatttaattagttaagtaTTACTTACTCTTTCTCTTTAATAATCTCtgaaacaataatattatataatttattccgTACATATTGAATGtctattaatttaattcttaaactaataaattttatcaatatttagGGACCAGTTTAAAAGGTTCAGAGAGAAAATTAATACTGTAATATGCTAAATGTtcacttgtatttttatttatttatcttagttAATTAGAGTCTTTAGCTCttatcttaaatattaattacaagtttgggtgttttataaaattatggaaCTATATTTCAATTTGAAGGTTAGTTatacttaaattttgtattcttCTCTGGGATGTGTTATGCGATAAATTATTAGGCATGCTTCTC contains:
- the LOC100804089 gene encoding probable WRKY transcription factor 15 isoform X1 codes for the protein MAVEFMMGYRNDTFAEDNAVREAASGLESVEKLIKLLSHTQQQYQTTSKSSMENIDTDYTAVADVAVSKFKKVISLLGRTRTGHARFRRAPVPVPVPVASPPPSEPRVYRATPLQQIPPPTLHTHSVTDHSLIPKIERKDSSKTINFSYSNSFVSSLTAGDTDTKQPCSSSPSPATAFQITNLSQVSSAGKPPLSSSSLKRKCSSENLGSAKCGSSSSRCHCSKKSRKMRQKRVVRVPAISLKMADIPPDDYSWRKYGQKPIKGSPHPRGYYKCSSVRGCPARKHVERALDDPSMLVVTYEGEHNHTLSAAEATNLILESS
- the LOC100804089 gene encoding probable WRKY transcription factor 15 isoform X2, with product MAVEFMMGYRNDTFAEDNAVREAASGLESVEKLIKLLSHTQQQYQTTSKSSMENIDTDYTAVADVAVSKFKKVISLLGRTRTGHARFRRAPVPVPVPVASPPPSEPRVYRATPLQQIPPPTLHTHSVTDHSLIPKIERKDSSKTINFSYSNSFVSSLTAGDTDTKQPCSSSPSPATAFQITNLSQVSSAGKPPLSSSSLKRKCSSENLGSAKCGSSSSRCHCSKKRKMRQKRVVRVPAISLKMADIPPDDYSWRKYGQKPIKGSPHPRGYYKCSSVRGCPARKHVERALDDPSMLVVTYEGEHNHTLSAAEATNLILESS